Proteins encoded in a region of the Streptomyces akebiae genome:
- a CDS encoding GNAT family N-acetyltransferase, whose amino-acid sequence MIIRRVPFDHPDAVKLNDEVQAEYSVRYGDDGDATPMDPAHFVPPAGLYLIAYDQHGSPLATGGWRSQDTNDEGYQDGDAEIKRMYVTPGARGLGLARRILGELESDARAGGRTRMVLETGSKQPEAVALYTSSGYEPCAKFGYYRFHELSLCFAKPLHP is encoded by the coding sequence ATGATTATCCGCCGGGTCCCCTTCGACCACCCCGACGCCGTCAAGCTGAACGACGAGGTCCAGGCCGAGTACAGCGTCCGCTACGGCGACGACGGCGACGCCACCCCCATGGACCCGGCCCACTTCGTCCCGCCGGCCGGGCTGTACCTGATCGCCTACGACCAGCACGGAAGCCCCCTGGCCACGGGCGGCTGGCGCAGCCAGGACACCAATGACGAGGGGTACCAGGACGGGGACGCCGAGATCAAGCGGATGTACGTCACCCCCGGCGCCCGGGGTCTGGGGCTGGCCCGCCGCATACTCGGTGAACTGGAGTCCGACGCCCGGGCCGGCGGCCGCACCCGCATGGTCCTGGAAACCGGCTCCAAGCAGCCCGAGGCCGTGGCCTTGTACACCTCCAGCGGCTACGAGCCCTGCGCGAAGTTCGGCTACTACCGTTTCCACGAACTGAGCCTGTGCTTCGCGAAGCCGCTCCACCCCTGA
- a CDS encoding exodeoxyribonuclease III: MLQGAPQRDGYRARVLTVTSVNVNGLRAAAKKGFVEWLAGTSADVLCLQEVRAEPEQLPAGVRQPEGWHVVHAPAAAKGRAGVSLYSRREPDRVRIGFGSAEFDGSGRYVEVDLPGVTVASLYLPSGEVGTERQDEKVRFMDEFLAYLKELRERAAADGREVVVCGDWNIAHQPADLKNWRGNQKNSGFLPEERAWLGRVLDEADGGYVDVVRALHPDVEGPYSWWSYRGRAFERDTGWRIDLAVATPGLASKAVKAFVERAASHDERWSDHAPVTVVFGM, translated from the coding sequence ATGCTCCAGGGTGCTCCGCAGCGCGACGGGTATCGTGCCCGGGTGCTGACTGTGACCTCTGTGAATGTGAACGGGCTGCGGGCCGCCGCGAAGAAGGGCTTCGTGGAGTGGCTCGCCGGGACCTCGGCGGACGTGCTGTGTCTGCAGGAGGTGCGGGCCGAGCCGGAACAGCTCCCCGCCGGGGTGCGGCAGCCCGAGGGGTGGCACGTCGTGCACGCGCCGGCCGCCGCCAAGGGGCGCGCGGGGGTCTCGCTCTACAGCCGCCGTGAGCCCGACCGGGTCCGGATCGGCTTCGGATCGGCCGAGTTCGACGGCAGCGGGCGGTACGTCGAGGTCGATCTGCCCGGTGTCACCGTGGCCAGCCTCTACCTTCCCTCCGGCGAGGTCGGGACCGAGCGGCAGGACGAGAAGGTCCGGTTCATGGACGAGTTCCTCGCCTATCTGAAGGAGCTGCGCGAGCGTGCCGCCGCCGACGGGCGCGAGGTGGTGGTCTGCGGCGACTGGAACATCGCCCACCAGCCCGCCGACCTCAAGAACTGGCGGGGGAACCAGAAGAACTCCGGGTTCCTGCCCGAGGAGCGGGCGTGGCTGGGGCGGGTCCTCGACGAGGCCGACGGGGGCTATGTCGACGTCGTGCGGGCGCTGCATCCCGATGTCGAGGGGCCGTACTCGTGGTGGTCGTACCGGGGGCGGGCCTTCGAGCGGGATACGGGTTGGAGGATCGACCTTGCCGTTGCGACCCCGGGGCTTGCGAGCAAGGCAGTGAAGGCGTTCGTGGAGCGGGCCGCGAGCCATGACGAGCGGTGGTCGGACCATGCTCCGGTGACGGTCGTCTTCGGCATGTGA
- a CDS encoding zinc ribbon domain-containing protein translates to MPIAPPVLTEEEFQALQDVLNARSNGTRAKRRETSLPIGAAHCAGCGGRMYFATRKAYDYGDYVCRASARGTTCPAPAAMRASRLAEYTVSRCPEAFAVDGEVTRERLLSDAVRVTVAKGRSGGGPERPAGPDTSR, encoded by the coding sequence GTGCCGATCGCCCCTCCGGTGCTCACCGAAGAGGAGTTCCAGGCCCTCCAGGATGTCCTCAACGCCCGCTCGAACGGTACTCGCGCCAAACGCCGGGAGACTTCGCTGCCCATCGGGGCCGCACACTGTGCCGGGTGTGGTGGCCGCATGTACTTCGCCACACGGAAGGCCTACGACTACGGCGACTACGTCTGCCGCGCCAGTGCTCGCGGCACGACGTGTCCCGCGCCCGCAGCCATGCGTGCCAGCCGGCTCGCTGAGTACACCGTCAGCCGCTGTCCCGAGGCGTTCGCCGTGGACGGCGAGGTGACACGCGAGCGACTCCTGAGCGACGCAGTTCGCGTCACCGTCGCCAAGGGACGGTCGGGCGGCGGGCCCGAGCGGCCGGCCGGACCCGACACCTCCCGCTGA
- a CDS encoding MerR family transcriptional regulator, which produces MAEDGERHEYRMEELAEAAGITVRTLRFYRERKLIPPPRREGRIAWYDDTHLARLRTIAALLERGHTLSGIAELAEAFDEGRDVGDLLGLGAPTEEVPVRLTPEELADHFGDQATPENLAAALDLGYLGIDGGEIVHISRRLLDVSAALVREGVPLADVLCAGRRVREHAEALAVLFTDLVLAQPGRTPEDLARLRPLAKSVAEAELSLALDRRLREQP; this is translated from the coding sequence GTGGCAGAAGACGGCGAGCGGCACGAGTACCGCATGGAGGAGCTGGCCGAGGCGGCCGGCATCACCGTACGCACCCTGCGCTTCTACCGGGAGCGGAAACTGATCCCACCGCCCCGCCGCGAGGGCCGCATCGCCTGGTACGACGACACGCACCTGGCCCGGCTGCGCACGATCGCGGCCCTGCTGGAACGCGGCCACACCCTGAGCGGCATAGCGGAGCTGGCCGAGGCCTTCGACGAGGGCCGCGACGTGGGCGACCTGCTCGGCCTCGGCGCACCCACCGAGGAGGTGCCGGTCCGCCTCACTCCCGAGGAACTCGCCGACCACTTCGGCGACCAGGCCACCCCGGAGAACCTCGCCGCCGCTCTCGACCTCGGCTATCTCGGCATCGACGGCGGCGAGATCGTCCACATCAGCCGCCGCCTCCTCGACGTCTCGGCCGCGCTGGTCCGCGAGGGCGTCCCCCTCGCCGACGTCCTCTGCGCCGGCCGCCGCGTCCGCGAACACGCGGAGGCCCTCGCCGTCCTCTTCACCGACCTCGTCCTCGCCCAGCCGGGCCGGACCCCCGAAGACCTCGCCCGCCTACGGCCACTGGCGAAGAGCGTGGCGGAAGCGGAACTCTCCCTGGCACTGGACCGGCGCCTGCGGGAGCAGCCGTAG
- a CDS encoding flavin-containing monooxygenase, translating to MGEHRGGNGPHVRVAVVGSGFGGLGAAVRLRREGITDFVVLERAGSVGGTWRDNDYPGCACDVPSHLYSFSFAPHFEWPRAFSGQEHIRAYLEHVADAFGLRPHLRFDSEVTRMAWDTERLCWDIETSGGSYSADFVVSATGPLSDPKVPTEAELPGLGSFPGKVFHSARWDHGYDLRGKRVAMIGTGASAIQIVPAIQPEVGRLTLFQRTPPWVLPRVDRSIGGAERWLHKQLPFTARARRGLLWGVRELQVQAFTKRPNQLGLVERLAKRHMTRAVGDPELRARLTPDYRIGCKRILLSNTYYPALTRPNVDVIASGLAKVDGSTLVAADGSAAEVDAIVFGTGFHVTDMPIADRVVGADGRTLAEAWADSGMRSLRGASAAGFPNWMTIIGPNTGLGNSSMILMIESQLTYMADFLRQLDVLGGRVALDARPDAVDAWNRRVQRRMERTVWNTGGCTSWYLDASGRNTTVWPGTTTEFRSATRRVDLSEYEVVRPAPQGTRNADGAKDTEKVEAGA from the coding sequence ATGGGCGAGCACAGGGGCGGGAACGGGCCGCATGTGCGGGTGGCGGTGGTCGGGTCCGGGTTCGGCGGGCTGGGGGCGGCCGTACGGCTGCGGCGCGAGGGGATCACCGACTTCGTCGTCCTGGAGCGGGCGGGGTCGGTCGGCGGCACCTGGCGGGACAACGACTATCCCGGATGCGCGTGTGACGTGCCGTCGCACCTCTACTCGTTCTCGTTCGCGCCCCACTTCGAGTGGCCGCGCGCCTTCTCCGGGCAGGAGCACATCCGGGCCTATCTGGAGCATGTGGCGGACGCCTTCGGGCTGCGGCCGCACCTCCGCTTCGACTCCGAGGTGACGCGGATGGCCTGGGACACGGAGCGGCTGTGCTGGGACATCGAGACCAGCGGCGGGTCGTACTCCGCCGACTTCGTCGTCTCCGCCACCGGGCCGCTCTCCGACCCGAAGGTGCCGACCGAGGCCGAACTGCCGGGGCTCGGCTCCTTCCCCGGCAAGGTCTTCCACTCCGCCCGCTGGGACCACGGCTACGACCTGCGCGGCAAGCGGGTCGCGATGATCGGTACGGGCGCCTCCGCGATCCAGATCGTGCCGGCGATCCAGCCCGAGGTCGGCCGGCTGACCCTCTTCCAGCGGACCCCGCCCTGGGTGCTGCCCCGCGTCGACCGGAGCATCGGCGGGGCCGAGCGGTGGCTGCACAAGCAGCTACCGTTCACCGCGCGGGCCCGGCGCGGACTGCTGTGGGGCGTACGGGAGTTGCAGGTGCAGGCCTTCACCAAGCGGCCGAACCAGCTGGGCCTGGTGGAGCGGTTGGCGAAGCGGCACATGACCCGGGCGGTCGGGGACCCGGAGCTGCGGGCCCGGCTCACCCCGGACTACCGCATCGGCTGCAAGCGCATCCTGCTGTCCAACACCTACTATCCGGCGCTCACGCGACCGAACGTCGACGTTATCGCCTCGGGGCTGGCCAAGGTCGACGGCTCCACGCTCGTCGCCGCCGACGGGAGTGCCGCCGAGGTCGACGCGATCGTCTTCGGCACCGGGTTCCACGTCACCGACATGCCCATCGCGGACCGGGTGGTGGGCGCCGACGGGCGCACGCTCGCCGAGGCCTGGGCCGACAGCGGCATGCGGTCGCTGCGCGGGGCATCCGCGGCCGGGTTCCCCAACTGGATGACGATCATCGGACCCAACACGGGGCTCGGGAACTCCAGCATGATCCTGATGATCGAGTCCCAGCTCACCTACATGGCCGACTTCCTACGGCAGTTGGACGTGCTGGGCGGTCGGGTGGCCCTCGACGCGCGGCCCGACGCCGTGGACGCCTGGAACCGGAGGGTCCAGCGGCGCATGGAGCGCACGGTGTGGAACACCGGCGGCTGCACCAGCTGGTACCTCGACGCGAGCGGCCGCAACACGACCGTCTGGCCGGGCACGACCACCGAGTTCCGCAGCGCGACCCGGCGGGTCGATCTGAGCGAGTACGAGGTGGTGCGGCCGGCCCCGCAGGGTACGAGGAACGCCGACGGGGCGAAGGACACGGAGAAGGTGGAGGCCGGCGCGTGA
- a CDS encoding alpha/beta fold hydrolase — MTRLTHVKHGPYAPPVAVRELAAVSADGARLHVETHGPQEAPTVVLVHGWTCSTAYWAAQVRDLAVDHRVVVYDQRGHGRSPASAACTADGLADDLEAVLAATLAPGEKAVLAGHSMGGMTLMAAAGRPGFQEHAAAVLLCSTGSSRLVAESLVVPLRPGRLRTWLTRKVLGSRAPLGPVTPIARRILKYATMGPGSSPVMVEACARIVHACPARVRHAWSHVLDSLDLDDGVRRLTVPTAVVVGTADRMTPPVHARALAAALPDCVGVSELTGVGHMTPVEAPEAVTARIRELVAMYVRAGRDELEEAGA, encoded by the coding sequence GTGACCCGACTGACCCATGTGAAGCACGGGCCCTACGCGCCGCCCGTCGCCGTACGGGAGTTGGCGGCCGTGTCCGCCGACGGGGCGCGGCTGCACGTCGAGACGCACGGCCCGCAGGAGGCGCCCACGGTGGTGCTCGTGCACGGCTGGACCTGTTCGACGGCGTACTGGGCGGCGCAGGTCCGGGACCTCGCCGTCGACCACCGGGTCGTCGTCTACGACCAGCGCGGGCACGGCCGCAGTCCCGCGTCCGCCGCGTGCACCGCGGACGGCCTCGCCGACGATCTGGAGGCGGTGCTCGCGGCGACGCTCGCGCCGGGCGAGAAGGCGGTGCTGGCCGGCCACTCCATGGGCGGGATGACCCTGATGGCCGCCGCCGGGCGGCCGGGCTTCCAGGAGCACGCGGCGGCGGTCCTGCTGTGCAGCACGGGCAGTTCGAGGCTGGTCGCCGAGTCGCTGGTCGTGCCGCTGCGGCCGGGGCGTCTGCGGACCTGGCTGACCCGGAAGGTCCTCGGCTCCCGGGCGCCGCTCGGGCCGGTCACGCCCATCGCCCGGCGGATCCTCAAGTACGCCACGATGGGCCCCGGTTCGTCACCGGTGATGGTCGAGGCGTGCGCGCGGATCGTGCACGCGTGCCCGGCCAGGGTGCGGCACGCCTGGTCGCACGTCCTCGACTCGCTCGATCTCGACGACGGCGTACGGCGGTTGACGGTGCCGACGGCCGTCGTCGTGGGCACCGCGGACCGGATGACCCCGCCCGTGCACGCGCGGGCGCTGGCCGCCGCGCTGCCCGACTGCGTGGGCGTGAGCGAGCTGACCGGGGTCGGACACATGACACCGGTGGAGGCACCGGAAGCGGTCACCGCGCGCATACGCGAGCTGGTGGCGATGTACGTACGTGCTGGGCGGGACGAGTTGGAGGAGGCGGGCGCATGA
- a CDS encoding SDR family oxidoreductase — MSNGSTLEGRVAVVTGAARGVGELLARKLSVRGVKVALVGLEPDELKRVSERLYGESQYWHADVTDHEVMTRVAAEVKERFGRVDIVVANAGVANSGPFVDSDPDSWRRVIEVNLVGSAVTGRAFLPALIESRGYLLQIASLAAITPAPMMTAYCASKSGVEAYAHCLRAEVGHQGVGVGVGYLSWTDTDMVRGADKDEALRELRERLPWPAGKTYPLGPAVDRLVAGIERRSSHVYGQWWLRGMQGVRGYLPALIGTFAPREVRRMEPRLRGVAKGLVGAGGAADERTRGVGDPGAR; from the coding sequence ATGAGCAACGGCAGCACCCTGGAGGGGCGGGTCGCGGTCGTCACCGGGGCCGCGCGGGGCGTCGGGGAACTCCTCGCGCGCAAGCTCTCGGTGCGGGGGGTGAAGGTCGCGCTCGTCGGCCTCGAACCGGACGAACTGAAGCGGGTGTCGGAACGGCTGTACGGCGAGAGCCAGTACTGGCACGCCGACGTGACCGACCACGAGGTGATGACGCGGGTCGCCGCCGAGGTGAAGGAGCGGTTCGGGCGGGTCGACATCGTCGTCGCCAACGCGGGCGTCGCCAACAGCGGGCCGTTCGTGGACTCCGACCCCGACTCCTGGCGGCGGGTCATCGAGGTCAACCTCGTCGGATCGGCCGTCACCGGGCGGGCGTTCCTGCCGGCGCTGATCGAGAGCCGGGGGTATCTGCTGCAGATCGCCTCCCTCGCGGCGATCACCCCGGCGCCGATGATGACGGCGTACTGCGCGTCCAAGTCGGGTGTCGAGGCGTACGCGCACTGTCTGCGGGCCGAGGTCGGGCACCAGGGCGTGGGCGTCGGGGTCGGGTATCTGTCCTGGACCGACACGGACATGGTGCGCGGGGCCGACAAGGACGAGGCGCTGCGGGAGTTGCGGGAGCGGCTGCCGTGGCCGGCGGGCAAGACGTATCCGCTGGGGCCGGCCGTGGACCGGCTCGTCGCGGGGATCGAGCGGCGGTCCAGTCATGTGTACGGGCAGTGGTGGCTGCGGGGGATGCAGGGCGTACGCGGGTATCTCCCGGCGCTCATAGGGACGTTCGCGCCCCGCGAGGTGCGACGGATGGAGCCGCGGCTGCGCGGGGTGGCCAAGGGGCTGGTGGGGGCCGGCGGGGCGGCGGACGAGCGGACGCGGGGGGTTGGGGATCCGGGGGCGCGATAG
- a CDS encoding winged helix-turn-helix transcriptional regulator produces MTTDAFLADCRARLAFDLLANTWNAVVLRALRDGPARPVELRERIGGISSKVLTETLRRLRFNGLVDRRTPPDRPSRVEYRLTPLGRTLLGPLDAVGAWAFEHGDEVMAAQEAACPRE; encoded by the coding sequence GTGACGACCGACGCCTTCCTCGCCGACTGCCGCGCCCGCCTGGCCTTCGACCTGCTCGCCAACACCTGGAACGCCGTGGTGCTCCGCGCCCTGCGAGACGGCCCGGCGCGCCCGGTCGAACTCCGGGAGCGGATCGGCGGCATCAGCTCCAAGGTCCTCACCGAGACCCTGCGCAGGCTCCGGTTCAACGGCCTGGTCGACCGACGGACGCCCCCCGACCGGCCCTCCCGGGTCGAGTACCGGCTCACCCCGCTCGGCCGCACCCTGCTGGGCCCCCTCGACGCCGTCGGCGCCTGGGCGTTCGAGCACGGCGACGAGGTCATGGCGGCCCAGGAAGCGGCCTGCCCGCGGGAGTAG
- a CDS encoding NADPH-dependent F420 reductase — protein sequence MRIGVWGTGGMADALAGHWVRAGHEVTVGGRDARKAERLAARIGGGARPAGLRAAAEAGQDVVLVALPFGAGADVARELGPALDGRVLLDCSNPVGPGFRLLTGEGPSAARRLAEAAPGAQVVKAFNLCHEDVWRMRPPVFDGRPLAVPVCGDDETALARVRALVRDTGCEPVSGGGLERAGLLEATAALFISLWVSEGADAQAIAPPLSHASGPPRREP from the coding sequence ATGAGGATCGGCGTGTGGGGCACGGGCGGCATGGCGGACGCGCTGGCCGGCCACTGGGTGCGGGCCGGACACGAGGTGACGGTCGGGGGCAGGGACGCGCGCAAGGCGGAGCGGCTCGCGGCGCGGATCGGTGGGGGCGCGAGGCCCGCCGGTCTGCGGGCGGCGGCCGAGGCCGGTCAGGACGTGGTGCTGGTCGCGCTGCCCTTCGGGGCGGGGGCGGACGTGGCACGGGAGTTGGGCCCGGCGCTGGACGGCAGGGTGTTGCTCGACTGCTCCAACCCGGTCGGGCCGGGCTTCCGGCTGCTGACCGGGGAAGGCCCGTCCGCCGCGCGGCGACTGGCGGAGGCGGCGCCGGGAGCCCAGGTGGTCAAGGCCTTCAACCTCTGCCACGAGGATGTGTGGCGCATGCGGCCCCCCGTGTTCGACGGGCGCCCCCTGGCCGTACCGGTGTGCGGTGACGACGAGACGGCCCTCGCCCGCGTACGCGCGTTGGTGCGGGACACGGGCTGTGAACCCGTCTCAGGTGGCGGCCTCGAACGGGCGGGACTCCTGGAGGCGACCGCAGCGCTCTTCATCTCCCTGTGGGTCTCAGAGGGCGCCGACGCGCAGGCGATCGCCCCGCCTCTCTCCCACGCGTCCGGCCCTCCGCGGCGGGAGCCGTGA
- a CDS encoding S41 family peptidase has translation MSDSYEQGTGRDSGYLRHPHLSGDRLCFVAEDDLWLAPLDGTDRAWRLTVDRTKVATPRFSPDGRHIAYTSWRSILPEIHLTPVDGGTPARRLTYWGSPDTEVRGWTPPTSDTGGRSDILAVASHGEPFSHFTWAYKVGTDGDPGRKLPWGPVSDIQCAELDGERRTLLLTGTPPHEPASWKRYRGGAMGRLWLHGERLLADLDGHLHSPMFVGGRIAFLSDHEGVGNLYSCAPDGSDLRRHTDHDAFYARHAASDGTRVVYQCAGELWLVDDLAADAVPRRLDVRLGGARTGRRPYQVPAAQHVDGISVDDTGRASAVVVRGSLYWLTHRDGPARTISDTPGVRVRLPEMLGSSGQVAYVTDADGEDAIEIAHLPGATGAREPRRLASGDLGRVLELVSDPRGERLAVASHDGRVLLLSVPDRTAAAAGTEESDGEVVELITSLNGPVRDLAFSPDGAWLTWSHPGIGRTLRQIKMARMKDRTVVDVTNGRFEDENPVFTRDGRYLAFLSWRGFDPVYDVHTGDLSFPLGCRPYLVPLSSATPSPFALNPDGRPVAGGMDPTEDEDTVGTVTVETEGLENRVTPFPVTASKYSALYPVAGGGLVWLRWPISGALGETFANPDDMTGRPTLEYFNISKAKKSELVEHLDWFTVSGDGSRLVVVDEGDLRAVPSTESGDGDTTVWIDLRRIPHEVDPGAEWRQSYAEAGRLIRAYFWDPRMSGIDWDGVLAQYRPLVERVASPDEFADLLREVLGELGTSHAYVSPARRNEGPPHYQRRQGFLGANFVRRGDDWTIRRILPGDSSDSKARSPLAGTGIREGAALTHVDGRPVDPTTGPYPLLAGAGGTTVELTFAQPVAPHPSGEGPADPSDTEGDDRQGEDRPRRVAVVPLVDERPLRYQDWVAKRREVVRELSGGHCGYLHIPDMGGSGWAQFNRDLRMEVSRPALIVDVRGNAGGHISELVVEKLTRTILGWDLTRNAQPVSYASSAPRGPVVALADEATASDGDMITAAFKLLQLGPVVGLRTWGGVVGMTGRHQLGDGTVITVPMNAAWFDAYGWTVENRGVTPDLETLRTPLDWAEGRNTQLAAAVDLALELLKSHPPADPPDYTNVPNRARPQLPPRPIP, from the coding sequence GTGAGCGACAGCTACGAGCAAGGAACGGGCCGGGACTCCGGCTACCTCCGCCACCCCCACCTCAGCGGCGACCGCCTCTGCTTCGTCGCCGAGGACGACCTGTGGCTGGCCCCACTGGACGGCACGGACCGCGCCTGGCGGCTCACCGTCGACCGTACGAAGGTCGCCACACCGCGTTTCTCGCCGGACGGCCGGCACATCGCGTACACGAGCTGGCGGAGCATCCTCCCGGAGATCCATCTGACCCCGGTGGACGGCGGCACCCCCGCCCGCCGGCTCACCTACTGGGGCAGCCCCGACACCGAGGTCCGCGGCTGGACACCCCCGACCTCCGACACCGGGGGGCGCTCGGACATCCTGGCCGTCGCCTCCCACGGCGAGCCGTTCTCGCACTTCACCTGGGCCTACAAGGTCGGCACGGACGGCGACCCCGGCCGCAAACTGCCCTGGGGCCCGGTCTCCGACATCCAGTGCGCCGAGCTCGACGGCGAGCGCCGCACCCTGCTGCTCACCGGCACGCCCCCGCACGAACCGGCCTCCTGGAAGCGCTACCGGGGCGGGGCCATGGGCCGCCTCTGGCTGCACGGCGAGCGGCTGCTGGCCGACCTCGACGGCCATCTGCACTCCCCCATGTTCGTCGGCGGCCGGATCGCCTTCCTCTCCGACCACGAGGGCGTCGGCAATCTCTACTCCTGCGCCCCCGACGGCTCCGACCTGCGCCGCCACACCGACCACGACGCGTTCTACGCCCGGCACGCGGCGAGCGACGGCACCCGGGTCGTGTACCAGTGCGCGGGCGAGCTGTGGCTCGTCGACGACCTCGCCGCCGACGCCGTCCCGCGCCGCCTCGACGTACGGCTCGGCGGTGCGCGCACCGGGCGGCGGCCGTACCAGGTGCCGGCCGCCCAGCACGTCGACGGCATCTCCGTGGACGACACGGGCCGGGCGAGCGCGGTCGTCGTACGCGGCAGCCTCTACTGGCTGACCCACCGCGACGGCCCCGCCCGGACCATCTCCGACACCCCGGGCGTCCGCGTCCGGCTGCCGGAGATGCTGGGCTCCAGCGGTCAGGTGGCGTACGTGACGGACGCGGACGGCGAGGACGCGATCGAGATCGCCCACCTCCCCGGAGCCACCGGCGCGCGCGAGCCCCGCCGCCTCGCCTCCGGCGATCTGGGCCGCGTCCTGGAACTGGTGTCCGACCCACGCGGCGAACGCCTCGCCGTCGCCTCGCACGACGGCCGCGTCCTGCTCCTGAGCGTGCCCGACAGGACGGCCGCCGCCGCGGGGACCGAGGAGTCGGACGGCGAGGTCGTCGAACTCATCACCTCCCTCAACGGCCCCGTCCGCGACCTCGCTTTCTCCCCCGACGGCGCCTGGCTGACCTGGTCCCACCCGGGCATCGGCCGCACCCTGCGCCAGATCAAGATGGCCCGCATGAAGGACCGGACCGTCGTGGACGTCACGAACGGTCGCTTCGAGGACGAGAACCCGGTGTTCACCCGCGACGGCCGCTACCTCGCCTTCCTGTCCTGGCGCGGCTTCGACCCGGTCTACGACGTGCACACCGGCGACCTGTCCTTCCCGCTCGGCTGCCGCCCCTACCTGGTCCCGCTCTCCTCCGCCACGCCCTCCCCCTTCGCCCTGAACCCCGACGGCCGGCCGGTCGCCGGGGGCATGGACCCCACCGAGGACGAGGACACCGTCGGCACGGTGACCGTGGAGACCGAGGGCCTGGAGAACCGTGTCACGCCGTTCCCCGTCACCGCCTCCAAGTACTCGGCGCTGTACCCGGTCGCGGGCGGCGGCCTGGTCTGGCTGCGCTGGCCGATCTCGGGCGCCCTCGGCGAGACCTTCGCCAACCCGGACGACATGACCGGGCGCCCGACCCTCGAATACTTCAACATCAGCAAGGCGAAGAAGTCCGAACTCGTCGAGCACCTGGACTGGTTCACGGTCAGCGGCGACGGCTCACGGCTCGTGGTGGTGGACGAGGGCGACCTGCGGGCCGTCCCCTCCACCGAGTCCGGCGACGGCGACACGACCGTCTGGATCGACCTGCGGCGCATCCCGCACGAGGTCGACCCGGGCGCCGAGTGGCGCCAGTCGTACGCGGAGGCCGGGCGGCTGATCCGCGCCTACTTCTGGGACCCGAGGATGAGCGGCATCGACTGGGACGGCGTCCTCGCCCAGTACCGCCCGCTGGTCGAACGGGTCGCCTCCCCCGACGAGTTCGCGGACCTGCTGAGGGAGGTGCTGGGCGAACTCGGCACCTCCCACGCCTATGTCTCCCCCGCCCGCCGCAACGAGGGCCCGCCGCACTACCAGCGCCGCCAGGGCTTCCTGGGCGCCAACTTCGTCCGCCGGGGCGACGACTGGACGATCCGCCGCATCCTGCCCGGCGACTCCTCCGACTCCAAGGCACGCTCCCCCCTGGCCGGCACCGGCATCCGGGAGGGCGCGGCCCTCACCCACGTCGACGGCCGCCCGGTGGACCCGACGACGGGCCCGTACCCCTTGCTGGCGGGCGCGGGCGGCACGACGGTCGAGCTGACCTTCGCCCAGCCCGTCGCCCCCCACCCGTCCGGGGAAGGCCCCGCGGACCCCTCCGACACGGAAGGGGACGACCGCCAAGGGGAGGACCGCCCCCGTCGCGTCGCCGTGGTCCCCCTCGTCGACGAACGCCCCCTGCGCTACCAGGACTGGGTCGCCAAACGCCGTGAGGTCGTAAGGGAGTTGAGCGGCGGCCACTGCGGCTACCTGCACATCCCGGACATGGGCGGATCCGGCTGGGCCCAGTTCAACCGCGACCTGCGCATGGAGGTCTCCCGGCCCGCCCTGATCGTCGACGTGCGCGGCAACGCGGGCGGCCACATCAGCGAGCTGGTGGTGGAGAAGCTGACCCGCACGATCCTGGGGTGGGACCTGACGAGGAACGCCCAGCCGGTGTCGTACGCGTCGAGCGCCCCGCGCGGCCCCGTCGTCGCCCTGGCCGACGAGGCGACCGCCTCCGACGGCGACATGATCACCGCCGCGTTCAAGCTGCTGCAGCTCGGCCCCGTCGTGGGCCTGCGCACCTGGGGCGGCGTCGTCGGCATGACCGGCCGCCACCAGCTCGGCGACGGCACGGTCATCACGGTCCCCATGAACGCCGCCTGGTTCGACGCGTACGGCTGGACCGTCGAGAACCGAGGCGTCACCCCGGACCTGGAGACCCTTCGTACGCCCCTGGACTGGGCCGAGGGCCGCAACACCCAGCTGGCGGCGGCGGTGGACCTGGCCCTCGAACTGCTGAAGTCCCACCCCCCGGCGGACCCCCCGGACTACACCAACGTCCCGAACAGGGCCCGCCCGCAGCTGCCACCGAGGCCGATCCCGTGA